The following nucleotide sequence is from Micromonospora sp. WMMD1120.
GCCCGCGCGCTCGTCCGCAACCCCCGGGTGCTGGTGCTCGACGAGGCCACCAGCGCGCTGGACGCCGAGACCGAACGCCGCATCGACAGGCACCTGCGACGGCGGGGCGCGACCTGCCTGATCGTGGCCCACCGGCTGTCCACGATCCGCGACTGCGACCTGATCGTCGTGCTCGACGGCGGTCGCGAGGTGGAGCGCGGCACCCATGAGCAACTTCTCGCCCGGGACGGGGCGTACGCGCGGCTGGTCCGGGACCAGTGACCACGACGATCCGAGGAGACGCTGATGAGCGGCGCGGTGTCCGAGCCCCCGGCCGGCGGCCTGATCGGCTTCTGCGCCGACGGGACACGCGAGGTCTGCCGCCTGGACGGCCCGGTGGCCGGCTGGCTGGTGACCGGCGGCGAGGCCGATCTGTTCGCGGTGCGCCGGGCCGGTTTGAGCCCGTCGCGCCGGCACCACGTGGCCCGGCTGCCAGCCGGCGGCCTGGTGCCGACCTCCACCGCGATCGGCGCGTGGCAGTTGATCGTGGCGCCGCTGCCCGGCACTGAGCTGCACGGGCTGCCGCAGCGGCAGCTGGCGGTGCTGCAACGGCACGTCCGGCACGGCCATCCGGCGGACGAGGTCCCGCCGTCGCGGGCCTGGACGGCGGCCACGGAGCTGGTCGCGGCGGTGGACCTGGTGCTGGTGACCATCGCCGACGCGCTGCGCCGCGGGCAGGCCCCGCGGGAGGCGTCCACCCTGAGCGGCCGTGAGATCGTCTCGCTGGCGCAGGGCAGCGCGCTGACCTCCACCGGCGGCGCCTGGTGGCTGCGCAGCGCCGGTGGCCAGCTCCGCCGCAACGACGGTGGACCGGTGGAGATGTCCGGCGAGCGGGAGCTGCTGCTGATCGCCGAGCGGGACTGGGTGGTGGCCGAGTCGGCGTGCGCGGTGGAGAGCCACAGCAGCGGTGATCTGCTGGTCGCCGGTCAGCTCCGCGCGGCCGTCGACCAGCACGTGGCCCGACTGCTACGGGTCGTGGAGAACCGGATCGAGGAGGCCGACGCGGCGGTGTTGGCCGCTGTGCGGCGGCGCCGGCAGCTCGACGCGGCGGTCCTCGCCGCGGCGGCCCGCCGGTCGATCGGGGTGATCGGCGCGGGCGGCGCGGTCGCGGCGCCGGACGCCGAGGAGGGCTTCGACAGGTACGGGCGGGCGGCGGCGGTGCTGCGGGTGGTCACCGAGGGGATGGGAAACCCGGTCAACGAGCCGGCCGACCGCAGCCGCGCGCCGCTGGGCGACCGGGCCGCGCTGCGTGCGGTGTCCCGCGCGTCCAGCCTGTTCCTGCGGGAGGTGCGGCTGCCGCACCGGTGGTGGCGGCGGGACCTGGGGGCACTGGTCGGGTGGCGCGGCGGCGAGGACCCGGAGGCCGCCGTCGCGGTGCCGCTGGTGTTCAAGCGCGGTCGCTACCACCAGGTCGACCCCGACACCCGGGTGTACGACGCTGTCGACACGACGGTGGCGGCGACGTTCGCCGTCGAGGCGACCCAGGTGCAGGCGCCGCTGCCACCGACCGCGCGGATGCGTCACCTGCTGCGGGCCGGGCTGGTCGGCGCGGGGCGTGACGTGCGGGGCCTGCTGCTCGCCGCCGCCTGCGTGGCGCTGCTCGGTCTGGGTGTGCCGCTGGCCACCGGCGAGGTGCTCGGTCAACTGGCCCGGCAGGGCGAGGTGGACGGCCTGTTCGGCTTCCTTGCGCTGCTGCTCAGCGCCGCCGTGGTCGCCGGGTTGGTCGGTGTGGTGCAGAATCTGCGGCTGCTGCGGTTGGACGGCCGGTTGCAGTCCGGCGCGCAGTTGGCGATCTTCGACCGGCTGCTGCGGCTGCCGGCCCGGTTCTTCACCGGCCGCAGCAGCGGCGAGATCGCCAACTCGATGCTGGGCATCTCGTTCGTCGGCGAGGCGTTGAGCGCGTTGCTGCCCCAGCTCGTCTCGGCCGGCGCGACGGTCGCGGTGACCCTCGGCATGCTCCTGCTGGTGGAGCCCGTGCTCGGGCTGTGGGGGACGGGGATCGTCGCCGTGACGCTGCTGACCTTCGGCGCGTTCGCCGTGCTGATCGTGCGCCGGCAACGCTCGGCGTTGCCCGCGGAGCACCGGGCGGCGGCGATGACCAACCAGTTGCTCGGCGGCATCGTCAAGATCAAGGTGGCAGCCGCCGAGGCGCGGGCGTACGCCCGCTGGTCGGAGGTGGCCGCCGTGGCCCGGGGCACGCTGCAACGGGTCCGGCAGAGTCAGGCGAGCCTGGTCGCCTTCGCCACGGTGCTGCCGGTCGCCGGCCAACTGGTCCTGTTCGCCGTGCTGATGGGACCACTCGCCGGTCGGGTCTCGCCAGCCGACTTCTTCATCCTCAACGTCGGCTTCGCGATGCTGCTCGGCGCGCTGCTGGTGCTGGTGTCCGCCGGGGTCGAGGTGATCGCGGCGGTGCCCCGGCTGGGCGGCCTGCGCGACGTCCTGCGCGCCGACCCCGAGGCGCGGCCCGACCGGGTCGACCCGGGCGAGCTGCGCGGCGAGATCGCGCTGCGCCGGCTGACCTTCGCGTACCAACCGGACGAGCCGCCGGTGCTCGTCGACATCGACCTGCACGTCCGTCCGGGTGAGTTCGTCGCGATCGTCGGCCCGAGCGGCTGCGGCAAGTCCACCCTCCTGCGGTTGCTGCTCGGCTTCGAGCGCCAACAGCAGGGCGCGGTGCTCTACGACGGTCAGGACCTCGCCGAACTCGACGTGCACGCGGTCCGCCGGCAGTGCGGGGTGGTCCTGCAGGACGGCCAGCTCTTCGCCGGCTCGGTACGGGACAACATCTGCGGCGCCGGCAGTTTCCCGCTGGACCAGGTGTGGGAGGCGGCCCGGATGGCAGGTCTCGCCGACGACCTGGAGGCCCTGCCGATGGGGATGAGCACGATGGTGCCCTTCGGCGGCGGGACGCTGTCGGTCGGGCAGCGCCAGCGGGTGCTGATCGCCCGCGCGTTGGCGCCCCGACCCCGGGTCATCTTCTTCGACGAGGCGACGAGCGCCCTCGACAACCGTACCCAGGAGGTGGTCACCCGCAGCACGGCGACCCTGGCCGCGACCCGGATCGTCATCGCCCACCGATTGTCCACGATCCGCGCGGCGGACACCATCGTGGTCCTCGATGCGGGGCGGATCGTCCAGCGGGGCAGCTACGACGAGTTGATGGACCAACCCGGTGGGCTGTTCCACCGGTTGGCGCAGCGGCAACTGCTGACCGGGAGCGGCGGGCTGGACACCGCGGCGCCGGGCCGACAGCCGGACGAGCAGCCCGCGACCGGCTGAGCGGACCGGTCAACCGTTGTCGATGGTGGTGCCGTCCTCCAGGCACACGTCCGTGTCCAGGTGGTTCTCCAGCAGCTCCGCGACGTGCGTCTCGGCCTGGTTCTCGGCCGCGAGCCGGAACGCCTCGGTGAGCACGTTGACCACACCCTGGGTCAGCAGCAGGGTCTCCCGGTCGAGGTCGGCCCAGGACGCTCCGGCGCCACTGCGGACCAGCTCCGGCGCGAGGGCCAGCAGTCGGGCGGTGACGGCGGCGACCAGCTCGTCGGCGACCGGCCGGAGACTGTCCAGCACCTCGCTGAGGGTCTGGAGCGCCGGCACCGTGCCGACCCGTACCCGGTTGAGGTCCAGGGCGGCGCGCAGCGGACGGGGCCGGACGGTGCGCACGGTGCCGTCGGTGGTGCGTCCGATGACACCGTGCCGGGTCAACGCGTGCGCCAGCGCGGGCCGGTCGACGGTCAGCCGTTGCAGCATCGCGGTCAGCCCGTCGGGCGCCTCGTCGCCGGCCCGCACCCCGAGCATCGCCTCGATGGAGACCAGGTTGAAGCCCTGCCGTTGCAGGGCGAGGATGGTGTCCAGCCGACGGACGTGCGAGTCGTCGTAGAGCGCGGCCCGACCACGTCGTACCGGTGGGGGCAGCAGCCGCCGGGCCTGGTGGGCGCGGATGTTGCGCGGCGACATCCCGACCTTGCGGGCGAGCTGCTCCACGCTGTACCCGGCCGGGCCGCCGGGCGTCGTCGTCACCTCGTCGATGGTCACGGTGGCCTCCGGCAGCACTCGGTGGCGAACAGGGCACCCGTCGAACCGCTGTCACGGCGGTCGGTCCGTTGCTCGCAGCGTAGGTGTCGCACCCGGCCGATAACAGGCGGGGAATTACTACTTGTTTGCACAGGCGTAATTCTCTAGAATCGCAAACCGCCGAACGTCACTGATTCCCAATTACCCGGCTTTCGCCGCAGGGCGACCTTTTCGCGGCCACATTCGATGAAATTCCCGCCGACGACACGGACCGGACCGGTCGGTGGCCCACGATGAAGCGAAACCGGCGGCCCGACATCCAGGCCGCCGGTCGCCGCCGCGGTGTCGGCCGTCGGCGGCCGCGCATCGAGGGGAGCAGGGATGTGACACCTATCGATCGAGCGGTCTTCGTGGCCGCGTACAGCCGGCTGGTCGCCGACGTCTGGGCCGACCCGGTCAAGGAGCAGGCGCTCGAACGCGACCCCCGGGGGTTCCTCGCCGGGTACGGGCTGCCACTGCCCGAGGACGTGCAGGTGCGGGTGGTCCGGGACGCCGCCGACGCCGACCCCGACCTGGAGGTGCAGGTCGAGTCGTGGGAGCGGGCGTCCACCACCGGCACCTTCGTGCTCTTCGTGCCGTCGCTGCTGCCGGTGGCCCAGGCGGAGTTGGCCGAGGACGAGCTGGACAGCGTCGTCGCCGGCCTCGACTCCAGCTGCGCCTGCTGCTGCCCGTGCTGCTGCACCTGACACCGATATCTGCCGCCGGTCGACCTGCACGGCAGATTCTGATGGCAGTCAACCGAAATCCTTGATTGCCGAACCTCGATCTTTTTAGCTTTCTGCACACAGATTTGGCCGCCCACCCAAGGCGTTCCCAGGAGAGGACCGAACGATGAGCAACGACGCACAGGAATACGGCGCGAGGTTCGTGACGAAGTATTCGGAACTGGTTACCGCCGTATGGCGCAGCGACGAGGAACTGCAACGCCTCCTCGCCGATCCGACCGCGTACGCCACCGCGGCCGGCCTGCCGGTCGAGCCCGGCGCCCGCGTCGAGGTCGACCGCGCCCAGCCCACCACGCTCTACACCAAGGACCAGATCGTCGCCGACTGGTCCGGCACGCCCGGCCTGCACGTGCTGCACGTGCCCGAGGTGCCGCTGGTCGACCTCAACGAGCTGACCGAGGCCGAGTTGGAGACGGTCGCCGGCGGCGTCGCCCCGATCGCCGACAACAACGTCAACATCATCGCCGTCCTCATCGTCTGAGTTCCCCCCACCCCCGCCGGGAGCCTCGATGACTGACACGACCGACACCATCGCGTTCCGGACCGGCACCTACCGGACGGCCACAGTGGAGCAGACCTGGGAACGGGTCGGCGGGATGCTCGACCGGTTCCGGATCACCCGGGTCGCCGACATCACCCGACTCGACGAGATCGGCCTACCGGTGCACGTCGCCTACCGGCCGGTCGGCGCCACGATGGCGGTGAGCGTCGGCACCG
It contains:
- a CDS encoding MerR family transcriptional regulator, translating into MTIDEVTTTPGGPAGYSVEQLARKVGMSPRNIRAHQARRLLPPPVRRGRAALYDDSHVRRLDTILALQRQGFNLVSIEAMLGVRAGDEAPDGLTAMLQRLTVDRPALAHALTRHGVIGRTTDGTVRTVRPRPLRAALDLNRVRVGTVPALQTLSEVLDSLRPVADELVAAVTARLLALAPELVRSGAGASWADLDRETLLLTQGVVNVLTEAFRLAAENQAETHVAELLENHLDTDVCLEDGTTIDNG
- a CDS encoding class IIb bacteriocin, lactobin A/cerein 7B family gives rise to the protein MSNDAQEYGARFVTKYSELVTAVWRSDEELQRLLADPTAYATAAGLPVEPGARVEVDRAQPTTLYTKDQIVADWSGTPGLHVLHVPEVPLVDLNELTEAELETVAGGVAPIADNNVNIIAVLIV
- a CDS encoding ATP-binding cassette domain-containing protein, whose product is MSGAVSEPPAGGLIGFCADGTREVCRLDGPVAGWLVTGGEADLFAVRRAGLSPSRRHHVARLPAGGLVPTSTAIGAWQLIVAPLPGTELHGLPQRQLAVLQRHVRHGHPADEVPPSRAWTAATELVAAVDLVLVTIADALRRGQAPREASTLSGREIVSLAQGSALTSTGGAWWLRSAGGQLRRNDGGPVEMSGERELLLIAERDWVVAESACAVESHSSGDLLVAGQLRAAVDQHVARLLRVVENRIEEADAAVLAAVRRRRQLDAAVLAAAARRSIGVIGAGGAVAAPDAEEGFDRYGRAAAVLRVVTEGMGNPVNEPADRSRAPLGDRAALRAVSRASSLFLREVRLPHRWWRRDLGALVGWRGGEDPEAAVAVPLVFKRGRYHQVDPDTRVYDAVDTTVAATFAVEATQVQAPLPPTARMRHLLRAGLVGAGRDVRGLLLAAACVALLGLGVPLATGEVLGQLARQGEVDGLFGFLALLLSAAVVAGLVGVVQNLRLLRLDGRLQSGAQLAIFDRLLRLPARFFTGRSSGEIANSMLGISFVGEALSALLPQLVSAGATVAVTLGMLLLVEPVLGLWGTGIVAVTLLTFGAFAVLIVRRQRSALPAEHRAAAMTNQLLGGIVKIKVAAAEARAYARWSEVAAVARGTLQRVRQSQASLVAFATVLPVAGQLVLFAVLMGPLAGRVSPADFFILNVGFAMLLGALLVLVSAGVEVIAAVPRLGGLRDVLRADPEARPDRVDPGELRGEIALRRLTFAYQPDEPPVLVDIDLHVRPGEFVAIVGPSGCGKSTLLRLLLGFERQQQGAVLYDGQDLAELDVHAVRRQCGVVLQDGQLFAGSVRDNICGAGSFPLDQVWEAARMAGLADDLEALPMGMSTMVPFGGGTLSVGQRQRVLIARALAPRPRVIFFDEATSALDNRTQEVVTRSTATLAATRIVIAHRLSTIRAADTIVVLDAGRIVQRGSYDELMDQPGGLFHRLAQRQLLTGSGGLDTAAPGRQPDEQPATG